The Tachysurus vachellii isolate PV-2020 chromosome 19, HZAU_Pvac_v1, whole genome shotgun sequence genome segment ctccaccttgtgtgtgtggagtttgcatgttctcctccggtttcctccgggtactccggtttcctcccccggtccaaagacatgcatggtaggttgattggcatctctggaaaattgtccctagtgtgtgattgcgtgagtgaatgagagtgtgtgtgtcctgtgatgggttggcactccgtccagggtgtatcttgccttgatgcccgatgacgcctgagataggcacaggctccccgtgacccgaggtagttcagataagcggtagaagatgaatgaatgaaaaacctCCATAAATGCAATTTAAAAGTTCTAactaaaacaaaggaaaaacacAACCTTCTTATCCTGATAAATGCTGCTGTTcccaaacactacacacttagTTAGCCAAGTTATACAGGCAGCACATTGTTGAGGATTGGGCTTGTAGCGAATAAAGGTTTAAATATTGCTTCAGAGATATGGAATTGGTACGGGTATGTAAGTCAGATGAACAactttatgtaaaaaataatgctgctttacaaaaaaattaattctcaCAAATGGATTACATCATTTTTGACCTTGCCGGTTTTGACAGACGAACTGGGAAAATTGatgcccccccttttttttggttttttgttttaacacGTTATGAAGTTAACGTACCTAATTGAACAGAGGATACTAAGCAGAGGTTGCTACATGTATGCTTAtaagtacatacatacatacagtattaaatgaatacatttgtaCAGTAGGTTGGCCACATTTTGGTTAAGTATTAGGTTTTCCCCCTTCTAACTACTGTTAAATATCCTTTGCTGGAGTGACCTGTTTCTTTGGGTGTGTTTGTTCTTCTGCACGGCACAGCGTTACTTTCAATTCCTTttcctgtctcactgtcttGGTTTCAGATTTGTTACAGCACCAGAGACGATTTTGTGGCTTTCCCTTTCGTACAAGGAAGACGTCAACATCCTTAACAGCTTGCTGTAGCCAGAGAGAAACGTTCGCACTAGCCTTTGCCTGTTAAACATACTGTTACCATGGTCATAGTAAAGTTTACCTGAGGAGATTTTAGCTTATAATGGCAAATTTGCTGTCGTGTGCTGATTTGTTCCTAAAACCCTGGGGAACATGGAATATAGAGTAACCAgcaaaagaaatgagagaataaACTAGTATTGTTTGATTTTAGGTTTCCGGTATAATGGCTGGAGCACAGACCTGAAAGAAAGACCATTATTGTAGGAATAAGATGCTGCCAGTTGCAACTGCTGGACAAAACCTGGTCTAGATTTAGAGTGGACAAATGTAGTCACGTAACTGTGCTCAGCCACAAGACCTGCATGTGTCTCACAAGTAAGATGTTCTCCTCCACTTCCATAGGTTCTTGAGAACTTCTCAGATGCTCCAATGACCCCTAAACAGATCCTTCACGTCATCCAGACAAAGGGACTCAAAGAAATGAGGTTTGTCCTTAAtgctgtatgtatatgtatgtgtgtgcatgcgagaaTGAGACGGATATATTAGATAAATCTCTTATGCTATACATTAGCTGTTTTTATGAGTTGTATACTGAATATCTTTGTTTTCCCTCTTCTCCAATCTTTAATATTTGATGGCACCCACTACCACAAAATAGAAGGTGAGTTAATCtgattttatgttgttttatgctATAATGTTTTGAAGCTATGAAGTTTCTGTATTCACTTGATCTAATTGTGTCTGTCATACAATTAGTGGCACAGCCCCACTGGCCTGCCTGGTTACCATGCTCCACTCCCAAGTGAGAGGTGATCGAGTGAAGAACAGCATCTTCTTCAAGCTGCCAGGAAGAATGAGCCTTTTCACACTAAAGGTAGCAATGATGCATGTTTGCCCCTGAGAACGATTCACTGATTTGGCCAAATGTGTTGAAGCCCACAGTGCTAATTTCCAGAAAGTGTGTATGCTGTTCTAGCCATGCATTTACAAATgctgtgtactttttttttttttagattttgatGGTGCTGATATACAAGTCTCTTTATTTCCAGAAAAATGCCCTCCAGTGGACGAAGAACCCATCGGGTTCGGAGGCTTCAGACCCAAACGCAACACCAGCAGCTTCATCCACAGCTTCGTTTGGAGCAGCAGAAGGGGCTGAGCAGGAGAGCGGTGACTCCACAGAAACTACAGCTGCTAGTGGTGAGAATGATGGTGTGTGAAACTCAACTGGTTTGTTTGCACCGTCACTAAAGGTTTATCTTTTGCTTCTTATATCAGGATGTCCCGGAGTCACTGTAGAACCACCAGGAATGTGCTTGTGTGCAAGATCTGTTAGATGCCAGTCAGCATAACGTATTCAGTATACGAAAGTATCATACAACCTGTATGGCTTATCATACAACCTGGAATCTGGGCAGGTATTAATCATGTGTCAACATTTTTAGGCTCGCATCATCATCCCTAGTAAGCAGATGATGCTTTGTAGTGGaaaattgatataaaaatgatCTGAAATTCAAATTGTCTCAAGTGTTTTACACATAGAGatttaaaaagatatatattgTGCATTCTTAAACGAGTATTAATATAATGcattttgttaaatgttttttgtctgCTATGTGCATCTTAACACTACAATACATGTTTTGTTCTGGGCATGTGTTCAGAGATTTAAGGCTTTACATAAAATGAAAACCAAATTAAGGACCGCAGCTACCTTAAGCTTCAAGAACACAGGATGAGAGGGAAACATTgatttctttcctgtttttcttttttttttccactgagaatgtgtgtgttgccaTGGATACTGCAGCAGCACATGACATCCCGCAGTGACCTAGTTGAGAGTGGTTTAAAGCATgcatatgattgtgtgtgtgtgatggagggaGACAAATCTAATAGGGACAATTAGAGCTAAATTATGAAAGTGTTTTACATATGGAGTCAGAAGGCAGATTTCAAGTGCACTTGTGAAGGGGTGGggtgtcttatttatttatttatttttttataaagacttCCGTTTCTGAATCTTAACTATCATAGCTTTGTATTCAGCTATGCTTGTCATTTTGGTCTTTGATCTTGATATTCGTATTGGCACTAATCACCACAATCGTACATTCAAAGTGCACGTGTTTGTAGTGCAGACATCCTACCAAATATTCTGGCGGAAAGTTTCACATGTACACGATTAGGTTGGACCAAGACGGATTAACATGTCCTGAGATACGCATAGCATGAGTGTCTATACTAAGTTATGCACCTATTTTTCCTCATTACCTTGCTTTTTTCAACATCACCTTCCAGctttcttaaaggtggggtctccgttgtttgaaagccaatgttgacatttgaaatcaccaaaacaaacatgcccctaacccaaatgggtcccacccctgtattgatagctccgcccacacatacatgcgtaacccaggcaactaatggaaagaaatgtctatcatagctgaagggaagaacagtacgattgcagataaacaaacaagcaaaaatgacacacaagcataatcatgcaacggacggcatatattagttctgtgaaacaaagcaaaaccaacgttactcacctttcgagaaggaaaaaagcgacctcggcgtcttaagtaaagttggccacatattcacagattcgagtttcccagagtcaataactcctgagctaaatgctgttactacacaaataacacctcttttctatcgtagtaatgtagagacgcagatacaacccaattttcctcaaaatcagctttcttccatggtggacaaaatacacaagtctctgtgCGGTCgactgagagagagattccaagggaccgtctgcaaagtgcaaaaccccaaaaaaaagtcaataacttcactgtaatacactgtactgtcaccaaattcagctcacacatcactgatgtcctgatagttataccacaacacttatttgggggaaatgtcttttttttaatacaaacggcctactttatttaatatgcggccaactttacatAAGTCCCTCGGTGTCCCATCAcaggccttcccgctccttcagttctctccagcgctggaaagctgatcctatattaacacgggtcctacttcttgcctttatcgtaagcctttcttcgcttaatttttgtttttatcctccatgtcaatgttaaaaccactttctgctgatgtcacacatgcgcactgaacactcttcgcccatatcgacaagacgcgcccctttctgctcattggctacacgttagttttgtttttgttttgtttggcagtCCAAcgcagagaccccaccttttaAGAACTGTCACTTAACAGATTTTTGTAATGTTAGGGGAAATGTTTTGAAAAGTATTGAATTAAAAGTTATTTTGAAAGAATCAACAACTGTGATGTCATGCTCTACAAccagtaattattttttaataattgcacaTTCTGAAGTATTCAATTCTTTTTGTTCCACAACAATCTGCTGACACTATCAAATTTtgctttattaaagaatgacattttacattttatctatttatagttacaatTAATGTTGTGGCATGCCCATGAGATGGGTTAGTTCCGATTATCAATATTTGACCATTCTTCCTTCGGTAGCATcggattgtttttctttttggagTTTATAAGACATAAAGAGCACCTTGTCATTTTACTGAGAAAATGTAAAAGGTCTTTAACATTTCTGGATTTACTTCCACATTCTGCACACGTTCTTGGATGTGTTTTACACTCTTAAACTTTTGTCTCAACTTTTGAATGTTATTAAACAAAGTATAATGCATTGTTACAGATATGTTACAGAAGTTCATCCTCTCACTGCATTGACATTATAGTAAGCGATCATTTACCAATTTTTTCCCGGTTTTGCTTCCTGTTTCAGCATCAGTGGATGAGACTTCCTCCAGCGCCTCCTGCTCCACAGAGCCACAGACACGACTGAGTCGATCCTCACAGGTAAATGTTGAAAACTGACCCCTATATattcactgttttattttatttatttatttcttttccgtGTAAACGCATGGTTCAAATTTTACTGATTGTTGTCCTTGCCTCTCTACAGTCAGGGAGACAGAGGAAGAAATCTGTTATGATGCCTCGTGTGGTTCTTACTCCACTGAAAGTCAACGGTGAACACGTCTCCTCAGGTTACTTTCTTTACCCTCTCATCCTTTCCTTCTCTTCATCCTTTCCTGCCAAACTCTACTCTCTCTGCAGTGGTTTGTAAGCCCATTTACTCTGACTGTGATCTGACAGTTTTTATAACTTTATGCACTGACagactttaatcatttattctgCTGTCTTCTCAAGGCCAGTACCCCCACAATTCCATCCTGTCAACAGCctcctctgtgtgtctgttaacACTAAAACAGCATCTTCCCAGCAGGCACTGACTTTGTGTAGCTTGTTCTTAGTACCTCCCTTTGCTCGCAGTGTGTGAAACCAGTGTTTCTGGTTGTAAGCCCTGCTTTATGACCTATGGATATCTGACCCCTCTGCTTTGCGTTTGCATCTTCATTTGAGATATCCACTTACCCTTCTTGCTTAGTATCTCCATGTCTGGGACATCTGTCcttgtggctttgtgtgtgtacactagcCAGCACTTTTTGCCTGCTGTTCCAGCCTCTCCAATGTCACTGGCTTTTCTGCCTGTGCTGCCCTTCCCACACTCTCGTTCTCCAAGTCTCACCAGCCTCCCTCCTCCCCCACCTGTCCCCTCAGGAGCTGCGGGGAGGCGCAGGGAAGGGTCTAGGGGGGGTCCAGGCCCAACACTTCGAGCCCGCTCCGAGCTGGGCTGGAAACGCCCCCAGCACTTCAAGAGCATGCGTGGCCTACGTTCAGGTACAGAGGATGAGACCCTGTGGGACCCATCATTGCTATTTACCCCAAACCCACTTAATGCACCACTTAACCATCCCATCTATTTACACTGTTCAGCACCACCTTCCAGACCTGTCATAGGATGAAATGATAGGTTCTTAAAATAATGTGGAAGACCAATAGGTTAGGGTTTGCTGCACTGAACaagggtttgtttttaatttgtcaaTATCTAATGGCCATATTTTAAACTTGAGTTGAATGTTTTCCAGtgagcattttatttcttttgtttgggGAAATGCATCAGTGAATGGCAACTGTACTGCTTGATGTTTTTGCTTGtctgttcatttaaatttatgttgGCTGGGGATTGAATGAAGGGCATGTATTTGCTTTTTCCTGCCATGCTGGTGTGACTTTGAGCGACATGTTTCACTGAACAATTATGGCTTTCTTTAAATTACTGGAATATGTGTAAGGAAGTTATTTACCCCAAAGTTTAACATCCAATGTTTTTGgccaatgtttttaaaaaaaaaaagacaaccctgatttcttgttttaaattatgATGCATCAGCCATTTAGTTGTATTTTTGCAGACTTTTAGCAGACACTATAACGTAGCCCAGCCGATTTCTAGGAAATTAACACATTCCTTCTAATCAAAATTAAGAATTCGAGCATGCTGTGGTGAAATCGTATTTGTTAAATTCTTACCTTACTTAAGCAGAATACTAAACCTCCTAATGGATGCTTGTGACAGCTTGACTTCACTTTGAATGTCTGGCTTAGTTACATTTGTATTGCTAAATTCTAAGCAAGAAGCCAGTCATTCGTTTCAAGTTTATTGATTGAGAATTTTGCATTTAGCGCATAAGCTGATGTATTCTGTTTAGGACAATTTGTTTATTCTCAACAGTGGCATTTGGACTATTTTAAAATTTACTCACAGCTTAGCTTGGGTTCAAGtcatcatggtgtgtgtgtgtgtgtgtgtgtagtcgtGTCAGTGGGCATTGGTCACAGTGAATAAGGAGGAAAAgtgaatgttttattcattggtTGCAGGAGTGCAAATCCTAGTTCTTGAATCAAATTTCAGGAAGAGACAAATCATGGTCTCCGTTATAAAGCACGGATATTTTATGCAGCCCTTTGTGCTATAAAATACTGTTTGCAACCTGAAATCAGAGATTGTCACTGTGATCACTTCTGACATCTGTCAATATATTTGGAGCTAATGTGGGTTATGTAATATAGGGTTTTATATTGTCACATAGCATTTGCCTTTATATGTTCAGCAGCCGTGTTGATTTCACATTTGAATTTTCAGGACCCATGAAGAGGAATAGAGGTGGTGTGGAGGTGGACTTCGAGACCCCAGGCTCGATCCTTGTCAACACCAACATCCGTGCATTAATTAATACACGCACTTTTGCAGCATTTCCTCCTCACTCTCAGCAACAGCTTCTTCAGCTTCTCCCTGAAGTAGATAGGCAGGTGTGTGGTTACGGCTGCTGTCCGTTTCTCCTTTACTGTTACGATGTCTGTCAACAGTTCATTTCAGTCTTTGAATTTTGTTGTATGTTATTGTTTAGGTTGGCCCTGATGGACTTGCCCGACTCAGCAGTTCAGCACTGAATAATGAATTTTTTACTCATGCCTCTCAAAGCTGGAAAGAGAGGCTTGCTGAAGGTGAGGGTCACTTTGATACAGGGACACAGTTCTATTTTTAGTCATTCAGTAACTGGTATGGCCATGATATGTCCACTTATTTTAGAGAGTAGATTAACATGGAAAGTCCTTTTCTCCCTAAGGTGAGTTCACACATGAGATGCAGGTTCGCTTTAGACAAgagatggaaaaggaaaagaaagtagAGGCATGGAAGGAGAAATTCTTCGAGGAGTATCATGGCCAAAAGTAAGGTTCTTTTGTCATATTTAAAATAACcctgttgtatttatttaagcgCTGATTATTCCACAACTTTCTTTATAGATCCGGCTTAACTCGTGAGGAGGCATTAAAACTCACAATGAGTGATGCTGGAGAGGTTTCTGGGACAGTTCTCGGGGCTGATACTGCTACAGCCACACCCAAGAGGAGAGGTGTTGGAAGACGACGAAGAGAGGGTCGTATCAGGAGACGATCACGTGCTGACCTTAGACGCAGGGCCCGCCGCCCACTCTGCAAAACTACTCCTGCAGCAGTGGCTCAAGAACAGGCGGAAACCCAAGCGCCTTTAGAAGTTGTGGCTCCAGCTACTTCACCTGTCCCAGAAACCAGCACAGAGCAAGCAGAGGTGGTCCTTCAAgccgaatcagaatcagaaacaccAGTGGAGACACTCTGTACAGAGGCAGCACCATCCCCAGCCCCTGTCTCTACTCCTGCTCCTGCCTCTACAAGCTCAACGTGCGATGAACCAGAAGGTTCTACCAGCCTGCTGCCTGAAGTTATTGAGCCCACTGTTGCCTCCACTTCTTCTCCTtcctcatcatcttcttcaacatcctcttcatcctctccATCTTCATCGCCTTCCTCTACCTCTGACCAGCAAGGAGCCTTTGCTGCTAGCTCTGactcatcctcctcttcatcctcaacTGTTGCTGTTGCCACTGACCCACTCGATGATGGTGCCTCAATCACTACTGGCACAGCAGGCACTGGAGCAAGCAGCAGAGAGAGCAGCCCAGCGGCAAGTCCCTCTACAGCCAGCCCTGCCATCCAGCTCAAGGAACAGAAGAGGAGACCCGATGAGTCCCAGGCCTTTACCAGCTTTCCCGAGAAGAGGGCGCGACTGGATGAGCATCAGTCCTTTCGTAACACAGTTGACTGTGTGCACTCAGAAAAGCCACAGCCTACAACAGAGGAACCCAAGGTCCCGCCAATCCGGGTATGGCGGCCAAGTTTTTTACATTTAGTGTTTGTCAGGATTTTAAGGCTGTTCTATTGGATATTTTCAAATGAATGTTATAATTATGCTTTTGCTTTATGTAGTTAGCCTCAATTTAAATAATACTTTCCATTAATTAACTAAGTGCCTATTCCCCACCTTTTCCCCTTTTTCTTCTGTACCCTTTTTTCCTAGATTCAGCTCTCCCGGATCAAACCTCCGTGGGTCAAAGGGCCGCCAACGTACCAAATCTGTCCCCGTATCGTGCCCCCCAGCGAGGGGTCGCGGCGCAGTGGGACGGGGGCGCGCACCTTGGCGGACATCAAAGCCCGTGCCCAGCAAGCCCGTGCACAGCGGGAAGCCGCTGCTGCTGTTGCAGCCACTGGGGACGGGGCAGGGCCTGGGGGGGGCGGCCCGGGGGGTGGTGTTGGGATACCGGATTGCTCCAGCGGGAGGCGTTCGAGAGAGCACCCGGGTCCCGTTGAacctggaggaggaggaggaggaggaggaggaagagttgACGTGGAGGACCAGGAATCGTCTGCAAGCTCTCATTCGTCTGGAGCACAACTACAGCTATCAAATGTAGAAAAACAAGTCTCTACCCCACAAATTATGCCATCTCCATCATCTGTATCTTCTAATCCTTCAGTGCTGCCTTCTGAGTCCCCTAAAACCCTCACGCCATCACCAACTGAGACGGACAGTCCAGCCTCCCAGGACCAGGCGGATATCTGTGGAGGGGAGGAGGTGATGGTCAGCTCTTGTGATAAAGCCTCTGAGCAGACATCGGACACTCCTGTGCCTACACCCAGTGAGCCTGAGTCTGTAGGCAGTCAGCAAGAGAGTAGGGTTGAAGAAGCAGATTCAAATGAGAGCAGAACAGTGACTCCCAGTTACACAATTACACCGGTGTCAACTGAAGCAGTAAATCTTGTTCCCACATCAATACCTGACTCACTTCCTAGGTTTGGTGCCCAAGGAGTGGATGTGATCAGAACTTTGGCAGCATCATCTCAGTCTTGGGAAGGTGAGCAATATTTAGGTGAACATCGCTCTGGCACTACTGGGGTCATTCAGCACGGGTCAGATGTGAAAATCCCCAAAGAGACTTTTGTTACAGCCCGCAATGGTTTTGTAGGTGGTGTAGAGGATCAtgtggtgagagagagattactgCAGGAGCACAAGAGCGTAGAGACTGAAACGGAGGGTAAATACGCAAGTTCCCTCTCCTGTCTACCAAATGATATGAGAGAGGAAGATGGTGTGCACAGTGATTCCACAGAGACTGCATCAGACTTTGAGAATGAAACTCCCGAGGATGATACAGTGGACTGGCATAGAACAATGGACCATAATGGAGCGCAGGGTCAGAATACAAAGTCTCAGACTCAGCCTGTCATTCAGACACCAAATCGTCTTACTTCATGCACTTTGAGCTCTCCTCAGCATCAGCAGCCTGTCATCCAGGCACATGTCTCTAACCCTGCCCACAGTCAAACTGTCATTCAGGCTCGTTTCCCCAATGGCATGCCAAACCAGGCAGTGATTCATACACAAAAGCACCGTTCAGTCCACACCCACGGCATAAACCATGTTCAGGATCAAAATGCCACTTCCTTGACCCAGGTCCATGTGCAGTCGTATCTCATGCACGTGGAGAAGGATCAAAGCAAGTCTCACGGTCCAAATGATGGCAGTGGAGGAAAGTCCTTCATCCCAACAGAAGATGAGGGAAAACCTTTCTGCAGATTGCCTACAGATGATTCTGGATTTAAAAATTGTGCCACTCTTTCTGCTGTTAAGAGAATTCAAGGTAATGCACGACCTGTGTCCTCTGTAGAGGCAAACAACCCTCTGGTAACCCAGCTTCTTCAAGGTAGCCTACCTTTGGAGAAAGTCTTACCCCAGTCACACTCTGCAAGTAAGCTGGAGATAAACAGACTCCCAGGGGCACAAGCAGGCTTGCCATCAAATTGCCAGCCTGGAGGATCTCCCAGAAACATGACTCCCCGCTTCAGAGCCCCTACCGAAACTGGAGGGAGTACAGAACCTGCTGGTCTGGACTTGCAGCACAGGGCCCCTTCTACTCATCAGTCACCTGTGCCTGGAAGAAATTATGGTCCCTCACCACCTGCCACTTCACAGTCTCGAATGGCATGCATGCTTGATGAACCCAGCTCTCGTGGTACAGTTGTCCAGCAGTTTGTTCCTCAACAGTCAGGGAGTGTTGTGCCTGCTGGTGCAGTACCCGTCATCACTTCCCTCCCTTCCACTTTCTCTTCTTCTAGGCATTCAGTGGACATGAACTCTCAAAGTGCTCAAAATTTGGAGTCCGCTGTAATAAAAGAGCACCACATCCCTCAGCCTTCACGTGGTGACACTCCAGATAAGCAAGCAGCTGGTCTTCAGGTACACACTATTAACCTCTCCCAGCCAATTTGCAGAACCACACCTGATGCTCCCTCCCCTCCACATGGTGACCTTTGTCCTTCTGAAGTTGTACCTACTGTTAAGATCAGCTGGCGTCCATCCAAATCACAGCCACTCCAACCTCAGTCTTATCAGCAGCAGCTCTCTCATGGGGCTAGTGTGAAACATGAAGTCGCCTCACGCCCTTCATGCCAGCAAGCTCTCACCAAAAATTCACAGGCTTCAATTGGAGGAAATAGCTCTGTTGTTGTACCCAAAAAAGAACCCCAGAGCTCCACAGACAATTATACAGGTAGTGGTGGAGCTATGGAAGGACTGCTTAACATGGAAATGTCATTTGCACGAATGGCAAAGAAAGAGCAAGGTAAAAATATTTACACCCGTCATACAGACTCCTCAGTCTCACCTGTGTCCTCCTCTTCTGCTACCTCTGCCTCATCATTTTCTTACCATTTGTATGGAAAGCTGCCTAAGTTGCAGCAGAGTGGAGGTGGAGGTTCACTGAGTGGAGACACTGGAGGAGGATCATCTGGCTTCAGCTACACCGCTAATGTCTCTGTAGTGGATGGTAGTGGCTTCTCACGCAGCATTGCAGACAGTGTGCTCCAACTGAGGCCACGCGTTAGTGTTGGGAACGCTGGAAGCCAGAGCACTGCCCTTAGTATCCAGGCATTTGCTGAAAGTGCTGCAGAGGAGGTGGCTCTTAAGTGCTCCTGCCGCCTCAAGGCCATGATTATGTGCCAGGGGTGCGGTGCTTTCTGCCATGACGATTGCATTGGCCCTTCCAAACTTTGTGTTTCCTGTCTGGTGGTCAGATAGTATGTTACAGCACCTCTCATCTGAGTCTAAGTCAATGCTTGTGCATTGGCCTTGCAAGACTGTGAGAAACTTTTGGACTCAACTGAGCAACAAATATATGGTTGAACTCTTAGTGTGGATACCTGGCCTAATTTTTGATGTTGGACAAAACAATAGGGCTGGTTGATGCCCTGCAAGATCAAATTTAGTCTGTATTTTTTGCctcatatttttttctattgctGTTATGATGGTGTTATgatgtgtattattattgttgttgtttattattattattattattattattattattgttggtaTTAAGTGAATTTACATGGCACGGTTGATTGTAGATTgtgccttttctttctttcccacaAAACATTTACCTCATCTACTTGACACCAATCATTGGTTCAGTGTGAAAATGGTGGTGTTCATGTTTGCATTTTTCTCTCACCTACCTCTCTGAAAAGAGAGCGTAAAAAGTTGTTTTGCGCATCTTGTCTtgcaaagaaatatttttttaaatcattaaacaagccaattcttttgttattttgtaagtgcttcctttccttttttattttcttatccaAAGTGAAGTCCAGTCTGTACTTGGCAGTTAAGCACAGTATTCTAATCTAATAAAGCTGACAACGAACAGATTGGCTCgtacatttaatttcattttttttt includes the following:
- the asxl1 gene encoding putative Polycomb group protein ASXL1 isoform X3, which produces MKDKQKRKKERTWAEAARMVLENFSDAPMTPKQILHVIQTKGLKEMRSGTAPLACLVTMLHSQVRGDRVKNSIFFKLPGRMSLFTLKKNALQWTKNPSGSEASDPNATPAASSTASFGAAEGAEQESGDSTETTAASGENDASVDETSSSASCSTEPQTRLSRSSQSGRQRKKSVMMPRVVLTPLKVNGEHVSSGPMKRNRGGVEVDFETPGSILVNTNIRALINTRTFAAFPPHSQQQLLQLLPEVDRQVGPDGLARLSSSALNNEFFTHASQSWKERLAEGEFTHEMQVRFRQEMEKEKKVEAWKEKFFEEYHGQKSGLTREEALKLTMSDAGEVSGTVLGADTATATPKRRGVGRRRREGRIRRRSRADLRRRARRPLCKTTPAAVAQEQAETQAPLEVVAPATSPVPETSTEQAEVVLQAESESETPVETLCTEAAPSPAPVSTPAPASTSSTCDEPEGSTSLLPEVIEPTVASTSSPSSSSSSTSSSSSPSSSPSSTSDQQGAFAASSDSSSSSSSTVAVATDPLDDGASITTGTAGTGASSRESSPAASPSTASPAIQLKEQKRRPDESQAFTSFPEKRARLDEHQSFRNTVDCVHSEKPQPTTEEPKVPPIRIQLSRIKPPWVKGPPTYQICPRIVPPSEGSRRSGTGARTLADIKARAQQARAQREAAAAVAATGDGAGPGGGGPGGGVGIPDCSSGRRSREHPGPVEPGGGGGGGGGRVDVEDQESSASSHSSGAQLQLSNVEKQVSTPQIMPSPSSVSSNPSVLPSESPKTLTPSPTETDSPASQDQADICGGEEVMVSSCDKASEQTSDTPVPTPSEPESVGSQQESRVEEADSNESRTVTPSYTITPVSTEAVNLVPTSIPDSLPRFGAQGVDVIRTLAASSQSWEGEQYLGEHRSGTTGVIQHGSDVKIPKETFVTARNGFVGGVEDHVVRERLLQEHKSVETETEGKYASSLSCLPNDMREEDGVHSDSTETASDFENETPEDDTVDWHRTMDHNGAQGQNTKSQTQPVIQTPNRLTSCTLSSPQHQQPVIQAHVSNPAHSQTVIQARFPNGMPNQAVIHTQKHRSVHTHGINHVQDQNATSLTQVHVQSYLMHVEKDQSKSHGPNDGSGGKSFIPTEDEGKPFCRLPTDDSGFKNCATLSAVKRIQGNARPVSSVEANNPLVTQLLQGSLPLEKVLPQSHSASKLEINRLPGAQAGLPSNCQPGGSPRNMTPRFRAPTETGGSTEPAGLDLQHRAPSTHQSPVPGRNYGPSPPATSQSRMACMLDEPSSRGTVVQQFVPQQSGSVVPAGAVPVITSLPSTFSSSRHSVDMNSQSAQNLESAVIKEHHIPQPSRGDTPDKQAAGLQVHTINLSQPICRTTPDAPSPPHGDLCPSEVVPTVKISWRPSKSQPLQPQSYQQQLSHGASVKHEVASRPSCQQALTKNSQASIGGNSSVVVPKKEPQSSTDNYTGSGGAMEGLLNMEMSFARMAKKEQGKNIYTRHTDSSVSPVSSSSATSASSFSYHLYGKLPKLQQSGGGGSLSGDTGGGSSGFSYTANVSVVDGSGFSRSIADSVLQLRPRVSVGNAGSQSTALSIQAFAESAAEEVALKCSCRLKAMIMCQGCGAFCHDDCIGPSKLCVSCLVVR